One window from the genome of Sebastes umbrosus isolate fSebUmb1 chromosome 12, fSebUmb1.pri, whole genome shotgun sequence encodes:
- the ift57 gene encoding intraflagellar transport protein 57 homolog — MMADEGRGRGDEEERGPGAAHHVFVVMEGLLEKLKVLNYEEEVLTKHNMKNLSRHYFVSSPYLALNPGEQFYMFTIIAAWLINEAGRPFTEPQEYDEPNATVSNILAELRAFGVKVDFPPSKLKSGSGEYVCLVLDRLAEEALRRRGFSFRRPNYPTETPEEESVMEDDAELTLSKVEEEMMEEPDDEEENVMDLEALKLRTTHTEAEPSSKPDEILESSVDAAEWNLEVERVLPQLKVTIRTDNKDWRIHVDQMHQHRDGIKSSLQEAKSYLDKLQEDIGKTLEKVSSREKYINNQLEHLIQEYRSAQAKLSQAKERYQQASGGVTERTRVLAEISEELEKVKQEMEEKGSSMSDGAPLVKIKQGLTKLKQENLQMDVRIGVVEHTLLQAKLKEKSNMTRDMHATNIPEPAAGPFA; from the exons ATGATGGCGGATGagggcagaggaagaggagatgaagaggagcgCGGTCCCGGAGCAGCTCACCACGTGTTCGTAGTGATGGAGGGTTTGCTGGAGAAGTTGAAGGTGCTGAACTATGAGGAGGAAGTTCTGACTAAACACAACATGAAAAATTTGTCCAG ACATTACTTTGTCTCAAGTCCATATCTGGCGCTCAACCCGGGCGAGCAGTTCTACATGTTCACCATCATCGCGGCGTGGCTCATCAACGAGGCGGGGAGGCCGTTTACCGAGCCTCAGGAGTACGACGAACCCAACGCCACCGTGTCCAACATCCTGGCGGAGCTCAGGGCATTT GGTGTTAAGGTGGACTTCCCGCCCTCCAAACTGAAGTCCGGTTCAGGCGAATACGTCTGCTTGGTGTTGGACCGACTGGCTGAAGAGGCTctgaggaggagggggttcTCCTTCAGGAG ACCAAACTACCCGACAGAAACCCCAGAAGAAGAGTCTGTGATGGAGGACGACGCAGAGCTCACACTCAGCAAAgtagaggaggagatgatg GAGGAGcctgatgatgaggaggagaacGTCATGGACCTGGAGGCCCTGAAGTTACGAACCACTCACACG GAAGCAGAACCGTCCTCCAAACCGGACGAGATTCTGGAGTCGTCGGTTGATGCAGCAGAGTGGAACCTGGAGGTGGAGAGAGTCCTGCCGCAGCTCAAGGTCACCATCAGGACGGACAACAAG GACTGGAGGATCCACGTGGACCAGATGCATCAACACAGAGACGGGATCAAGTCCTCGCTCCAAGAGGCCAAG AGCTACCTGGACAAACTGCAGGAGGACATCGGTAAGACTCTGGAGAAggtgagcagcagagagaaataCATCAACAACCAGCTGGAGCATCTGATCCAGGAGTACCGCAGCGCTCAGGCCAAACTCAGCCAG GCAAAGGAGCGCTACCAGCAGGCCAGTGGAGGAGTCACTGAGAGGACCAGAGTCCTGGCTGAG atCAGTGAGGAGTTGGAGAAGGTGAagcaggagatggaggagaaaggCAGCAGCATGTCTGATGGAG CTCCGCTGGTGAAGATCAAGCAGGGTTTGACCAAGTTGAAGCAGGAGAACCTTCAGATGGACGTGAGGATCGGCGTCGTGGAGCACACGCTGCTGCAGGCCAAACTCAAAGAGAAGTCCAACATGACACGCGACATGCACGCCACCAACATCCCCGAGCCCGCCGCCGGGCCCTTCGCTTAG
- the LOC119498458 gene encoding E3 ubiquitin/ISG15 ligase TRIM25-like, whose protein sequence is MAQQGVQVDHERFSCSICLDLLKDPVTTSCGHSYCMNCIKGFWDGEDEKKIYSCPQCRRTFTPRPVLMKNTIISDLVEELKKTGLQAAPADHCYAGPEDVACDFCTGRKLKAFKSCLVCLVSYCEKHLQPHYDVAPLKKHKLVEPSKKLQENICSRHDEVMKMFCRTDQQCICYLCSVDEHKGHDTVSAAAERTERQRELEVSRLSIQQRIQDREKDVKLLQQEVEAVNRSADKAVEDSEKIFTELIRLMEKRSCDVKQQVRSQQKSEVSRVKELQEKLEQEITELKRRDAELKLLSHTEDHNQFLHNYPSLSPLSESTSSINIRPLSYFEDMTAAVSEVRDKLQEVLRDKWTNVSQTVTEVDDLLPQPEPKTRAGFLQYSREIALDPNTAYTELLLSKENRKATFIGQQQSYPSHPDRFTVYNQVLSRESLTGRCYWEVEWRGEGVDVAVAYKSIRRAGGGECEFGLNDKSWMLYCYNYSYTFWYNSVQTPVSGPLSSKVGVYLDHSAGILSFYSVSETMTLLHRVQTTFTEPLYAGLWLHCVGDTAELCKLR, encoded by the coding sequence atggcgcagcAAGGAGTTCAGGTGGACCACGAAAGGTTCTCTTGttcgatctgtctggatctactgaaggatccggtgactacttcctgtggacacagctactgcatgaactgtattaaaggcttctgggatggagaggatgagaagaagatctacagctgccctcagtgtaggcggaccttcacaccgaggcctgtcctgatgaaaaacaccatCATATCAGAtttagtggaggaactgaagaagactggactccaagctgctcctgctgatcactgctatgctggacctgaagatgtggcctgtgatttctgcactgggaggaaactgaaagccttcaagtcctgtctggtgtgtctggtctcttactgtgagaaacacctccagcctcattatgaTGTGGCtccattaaagaaacacaagctggtggagccctccaagaagctccaggagaacatctgctctcgtcacgacgaggtgatgaagatgttctgtcgtactgatcagcagtgtatctgttatctctgctctgtggatgaacataaaggccacgacaccgtctcagctgcagcagaaaggaccgagaggcagagagagctggaggtgagtcgactcagcatccagcagaggatccaggacagagagaaagatgtgaagctgctccaacaggaggtggaggctgtcaatcgctctgctgataaagcagtggaggacagtgagaagatcttcaccgagctgatccgtctcatggagaaaagaagctgtgatgtgaagcagcaggtcagatcccagcagaagagtgaagtgagtcgagtcaaagagcttcaggagaagctggagcaggagatcactgagctgaagaggagagacgctgagctgaagctgctgtcacacacagaggatcacaacCAGTTTCTACACaactacccctcactgtcaccgCTCAGTGAGTctacatccagcatcaatatccgtcctctgagctactttgaggacatgacggcggctgtgtcagaagtcagagataaactacaggaaGTCCTGAGAGACaaatggacaaacgtctcacagacagtgactgaagtggatgaTTTACTgccacaaccagagcccaagaccagagctggattcttaCAGTATTCACGAGAAATcgcactggatccaaacacagcatacACAGAGCTGTTATTATCTAAGgagaacagaaaagcaacattcaTAGGACAACAACAGTCTTATCctagtcacccagacagattcactgtATATAATCAGGTCCTGAgcagagagagtctgactggacgttgttactgggaggtggagtggagaGGGGAAGGAGTTGATGTGGCAGtcgcatacaagagtatcaggaGAGCAGGGGGGGGTGAATGTGAATTTGGACTCAATGACAAATCTTGGATGTTATATTGTTACAATTACAGTTATACATTTTGGTACAACAGTGTTCAAACTCCCGTCTcaggtcctctgtcctccaaagtaggagtgtacctggatcacagtgcaggtattctgtccttctacagcgtctctgaaaccatgactctcctccacagagtccagaccacattcactgagcctctctatgctggactttgGCTTCATTGTGTTGGAGAcactgctgagttgtgtaaactcagatag
- the LOC119498452 gene encoding tripartite motif-containing protein 16-like has translation MAQQENQLDHKRFSCSICQDLLKDPVTTSCGHSYCMNCIKGFWDGEDEKKLYSCPQCRQAFTPRPVLMKNTIISDLVEELKKTGLQAAPADHCYAGPEDVACDFCTGRKLKAFKSCLVCLVSYCEKHLQPHYDVAPLKKHKLVEPSKKLQENICSRHDEVMKIFCRTDQQCICYLCSVDEHKGHDTVSAAAERTERQRELEVSRLNIQQRIQDREKDVKLLQQEVEAVNPSADKAVEDSEKIFTELIRLMEKRNCDVKQQVRSQQKSEVSRVKELQEKLEQEITELKRRDAELKLLSHTEDHSQFLHNYPSLSPLSESTSSINIRPLSYFEDVTAAVSEVRDKLQNVLREKWTNVSQTVTEVDVLLPQPEPKTRAEFLQYSREITLDPNTANTHLLLSEGNRKATFMREHQSYSRHPDRFTGWYQVLSRESLTGRCYWEVEWRGDGVYVAVAYKSISRAGREDECIFGLSDKSWALYCEINSYSFWYNSVQTPVSGPWYDKVGVYLDHSAGILSFYSVSETMTLLHRVQTTFTEPLYAGLRFHSIFDAVTTAELCKLR, from the exons atggcgcagcAAGAAAATCAGCTGGACCACAAAAGGTTCTCTTGTTCCATCTGTcaggatctactgaaggatccggtgactacttcctgtggacacagctactgcatgaactgtattaaaggcttctgggatggagaggatgagaagaagctctacagctgccctcagtgtaggcaggccttcacaccgaggcctgtcctgatgaaaaacaccataatatcagatttagtggaggaactgaagaagactggactccaagctgctcctgctgatcactgctatgctggacctgaagatgtggcctgtgatttctgcactgggaggaaactgaaagccttcaagtcctgtctggtgtgtctggtctcttactgtgagaaacacctccagcctcattatgaTGTGGCtccattaaagaaacacaagctggtggagccctccaagaagctccaggagaacatctgctctcgtcacgacgaggtgatgaagattttctgtcgtactgatcagcagtgtatctgttatctctgctctgtggatgaacataaaggccacgacaccgtctcagctgcagcagaaaggaccgagaggcagagagagctggaggtgagtcgactcaacatccagcagaggatccaggacagagagaaagatgtgaagctgctccaacaggaggtggaggctgtcaatccctctgctgataaagcagtggaggacagtgagaagatcttcaccgagctgatccgtctcatggagaaaagaaactgtgatgtgaagcagcaggtcagatcccagcagaaaagtgaagtgagtcgagtcaaagagcttcaggagaagctggagcaggagatcactgagctgaagaggagagacgctgagctgaagctgctgtcacacacagaggatcacagCCAGTTTCTACACaactacccctcactgtcaccgCTCAGCGAGTctacatccagcatcaatatccgtcctctgagctactttgaggacgtgacggcggctgtgtcagaagtcagagacAAACTACAGaacgttctgagagagaaatggacaaacgtctcacagacagtgactgaagtggatgttttactgccacaaccagagcccaagaccagagctgaaTTCTTACAGtattcacgagaaatcacactggatccaaacacagcaaacacacatctgttattatctgaggggaacagaaaagcaacattcaTGAGAGAACATCAGTCTTATTCTAGacacccagacagattcactggTTGGTatcaggtcctgagtagagagagtctgactggacgttgttactgggaggtggagtggagaggagatggagtttatgtagcagtcgcatacaagagtatcagCAGAGCAGGGAGGGAGGATGAATGTATATTTGGACTCAGTGACAAATCTTGGGCGTTATATTGTGAAAttaacagttattcattttgGTACAACAGTGTTCAAACTCCCGTCTCAGGTCCTTGGTACGACAaagtaggagtgtacctggatcacagtgcaggtattctgtccttctacagcgtctctgaaaccatgactctcctccacagagtccagaccacattcactgagcctctctatgctggacttaGGTTTCATTCTATTTTTGATGCTGTAACcactgctgagttgtgtaaactcag atag